GGCCcggttcaatgtgtagagcttctgagccatatgctccatcatgcttccaagttgtgcgGCCCAGACACTGTCCCTCCTCCTTGTATTTACCccctttcacttttgttataaaagaagactgtgaattggcttggaaaccccaagaacaattcaccttgtcaatttcccactccctcatctgtgtgaattgtccCAATATCTCATAGCAGTCATTCcactcttggttgtgacattgtgaattgttctttcctggctgtagccaatttatcaacctggacatcactcaggtcctcatccccaccttTACTTCTTACAGTTCTCTTTTCCCTTGCCATGGGGCGCACTGGGTTATTGCACACCACCAACTAGGCTATCCTCACATTGATTCAGAAAGACCTGAACTCTTTTACCTCAATACATCCCTCAGATTGCATGTAGTTTGCATCAGACGCTATGGCAGATGCCAGATAACGCAAATCATCAAtggcctcacttgcattgaggcagGCATCCCCTCTTATCACTCCAGCCACACTAGAAGGACCTTGCAACGCACCTATAAGTTGCACAAGGGTCAAACTCCGTCCAGAAATCCTCTGGCAGCAAGAGGATGCTACAAAACTCAATCACCTGCACAGATATCTCATAGGCGACAATGCCAGCAGCAGATCTCAACCCCCAGCGCTCCACAGACTACTGGAGAAGAACACAGGGCACCTTATCAGCCATCTAGatgcttggaaacaaaccATGTTGCAGGACGTTACACAAGCAGTAGAGAGCGCAATTCAGCGCCTTCTGACTGCCCCCAGCAGCACAGATCCACACACACCTCCCAGAAGAGTCTTCACAGTCATAGACAACACCCCCAAGGCCCCTTCTGGCTCAGGCAgctcaggcaacaaggacttctTAGTCCCTATCAAGGATGAGCCTGACCCAAAAGGAGAAAGGGTCAAACTGGAGTCACCAGAACCACCTAAAACAACCCCACACACCTCCTGGGCAATCCCACACACCCAGAAACACCTTGACCTCAACCCAGAGCAGCCCTTCACCAGACCAACGCCTGTAGATCTCCCAAGCACATCTCAAGCAGCAACAATTAATCCCCTAAGCAAAGGATATCTATCAGCGCAACCAGGAGAAAcagatgaagaaaaggaggcaagaacGCTACACAACATTGCTACCATCATGGGCAGAGCCTTATCTGTCCCACTGCAGAGCACCTTCAGGGGACTGTCCCAAACTCCTGGTCCAGTCCAAGCGAAATCCAAAatccctgctcctgagaagtatgatggcaagaagggccctgcagccaaatcatttatcctggattgcaaaacctactTCCTTAGCAATGCTTCCTCATTCCCTTCTGATCACAGTTGAATCTCCTTTGTCCTCATGAACTTAAAGGATGGGCAACCCAAGAAGTGGGGACAGATCTACTTAGAGAAGCTGCTGAATGGGGATGACAAGCCAACCTTGGAATCCTGGAATACCTTTGAAGCAGCATTCTTGCGCAACTGGAGcaatccagcagcagcacaaaTTGTAGAACAACGCCTGCGCAAGCTCAAGCAGCTGAAATCAGCAAGCAAATATGCCACAGAGTTTAGAATCATAGCCAGCAAACTAGAATGGTCAGACCCTgccctcattgcctccttccGCCAGGGGCTCAAGGCAGAAGTCAGAGGCAAGCTAATTGAGTACACCCTGCACAAGAACATCACTGCACTGGACGAGTATATCTCCACTGCCTGTCTAATTGATGACACGCTGTTTGAAGCACGCAAGGAGCTAAGAAAAgatagcaacagcagcaccagCTCACCACAACGCCCTGCTCAAGGGCGCTCAAGCAAttttgtttccaagaaggttcaggaagcaagaagaaacgctggagaatgttccaagtgtGGGGAGAAGTCTCACAAATGGGAGGACTGCAAGAATGGATGGCACCTCAAAACAATAGAATGCTCTAAGCCTGAATCAGGGAAGGCtgcagaagtagaagagctGGAATCACTTCCCCAAGTGGGAAAAGTCTGAGGAAGTCTTGCCCTGTGTCTAGGCTTCCTGAATCTCCCTCAATGTCTATAGAACCCTTGTTTTGTGCAGCCCTGCAAACCAATAGATCACCACTGCTCACTATAGACATAGAGGGAATCACAGACACTCAAACTGCTCTAATTGATTCTGGTCCCCCTGCTAACTTCATTGATCCCCAATTTGCCCGTTCTCACAACATTCCACTCATTGAATTGGATTCCCCATGCTCTGTCATTGGCATTAATGGCAAACAAGTCCGCAACCCTATCTGTTTCAAGGCTTGGTTAGTCTTTAGCTCTCAAAACAGGCGATTTTCCGCCATCTTCTATGCTCTTccccttggaaacagaaacCTTATCCTTGGAACCCCATGGCTCAGATTGGCTAATCCAGACATTGATTGGACCACTATGAAAGTTTCACTCCGCTTAGCTACAGAAGCACGAGCTGGCAGCATCAATCCTGAGCCCCAGAACCTCCCTGTTGAATTCCAGGAGTTCCAGAAAGTGTTCAGTGAAGAGTTCTTTACCACACTGCCAGAACATTGCCCCTATGACATTGCTATTGACCTGGAAGAAGACAAACAGCCTCCCTATGGCCCTATCTATTCTATGACCCCTGCAGAGAGAGAAGCACTCAAGGAACACATTGATtcagaacttgcagctgggAAGATTGTGCCAACCACCTCACCAGCAGGAGCTCCAgtgatgtttgtaaaaagggCTGATGGCAGGCTTTGCTTAGTGGTGGACTATTGCCGGCTAaatgccatcacaatcaaggacagaTATGCACTACCCAGACAGGACAAGCTAATTGAGAAATTGCGCCATGCTAAGATCTTCACAAAGCTAGATTTGAGGAATGGATATCACAACATcagaatcaaggaaggagatgaatggaaggctgcattttgcactgcccttggtcactttGCTCCCACAGTCATGCAATTTGGCCTTAGCAACGCCCCAGCTGTGTTCAtgcgcttcatgaacaacatatTCCATGATTTACTTGACATCTCTGTGGTTGTGTATTTGGAtgatatcttgatcttctcaaactcaagagaagagcatgtggaacatgtcaaggaagtcttatCTTGCTTGCTGAAGCATAATTTATtctgcaaccctgccaaatgctacttctttgtcaCAGAAGTCACCTACATTGGTCTTGTGATTACTCCTAAGGGCATCTCCATGGAGAAGGACAAGGTGCAAGCAATCATGGATTGGCCTGAACCCCAAAATGTGAAACAGGtgcaatcattcctaggttttgcaaacttCTACCGTTGCTTTGTTCCCAACTTCTCTTGCTTAGCACACCCTCTGAATATCCTTACTCAGAAGGAGCAACCATGGATCTGGCTAGTAGAacagaaggctgcatttgacgcaatcaaggctgagatttgcaaggagcctgttctagctcaccctgatgaatctaaaccttacaccttggaaacagacgcttcTGGAGCAGCCATGGGTGCTGTACTATCTCAGAGAAAGGAAGATGGTCATCTATATCCTGTTGCATTCATGTCAGCCAGTTTTTCACCTGCTGAGCTGAACtatgtgttgtacaccactgtaatgtgggtactccCTAGtggggcgggcgcttaaggctgtactactacagacaaagCTAATCCACTGACTacctaaggctatactactgccacTGTAAGGCGGACTTCTGCTGGGTTCTGATAGCAGAGGGGGCTtagcctgggaggtgtggttaGCGCAAGTGAAggggggttaacttctgaactactgggggctggctgcttagctggctggggatcctcctcaatggtatgagacaaggtaaaatcaacttggtgtctccaagcaattttcctgctgtatatatagacaaggggcgctatctacatggtctgtgtgtgtgagAAAGAGAAGTACATAATGTAAATAAGAAGAGAgctgcgggctgcgtagaagcgtggatttctcctaagcgcccttggcacggcatcttggcgtggcatcttggcataataaacGCCGAGCTCACGTGACTAgaaaacatgagataatcggatcggaaaaaatagtaaaaatatcagaaaaatcgtgcaaatctaatggtatatgttagaggGTTGTGAcactatgacacacatgaTAAGGAGCTACTTGCCATTAATCGTGCATTTGAGCACTGGagaatcttcctggaaggaactgagcagccaatcactgTGTTAACTGATCACaagaatctggagtactggaaatcagctagaaccttcaacaggTGTCATGCGCGCTGGCATCTCATGCTGGCGTCTTACAACTTTGTCATTGCTTATTGACCTGGGAAGCAGTCACAGAAACCTGACGCCCTGTCAAGACGACCAGATCACATGGACTTAGAACCATCTCCACAAGTTATGATTCCAGAATCTCACTTTGAGGCAttttcagcacacatagatCTGTCCTTGTtggatcaaatcaaggaagctacCCAGGAAGACCCTAGTCTTGACACAATCTTGCTAGCTGTATCAGATCCTAAATCCGTGCCCCACAGCGTTGCACAGAAGTTCAAGGACTATACAATTCAGAAGGGTCTACTTCTGTATCAAGGAAGAGTAGTTGTGCCAGATGAACCTGAGACCAAACAGCAACTCTTATCTCACTTCCATGATTCTCCTGCTTCTGGTCACCAAGGAAGAGCACAAACTCTAGAGTTAATCAGTTgtcactactactggccagcaATGAAGTTCCAAGTCAACCGCTATGTGGAGTCTTGTGAAATCTGCCAAGGAAGCAAGGGTCATGCACACAACTATGCTCTCGACCCGCTTTCTGTCCCTGCAggtccctgggaagacatctcatatgatttcattgtcaagtttcccaagtgtaagggttatgacagcatcctggtggttgtagaccgcttctcaaagatgatgcacctgatTCCCTGCAAAGAAACTGCTACTGCTGAGGATGTTGCTCAGATGTTCCTGgagcatgtctggaagctacatggcaCTTCCAAGCACACTGTGTCTGACAGAGGGACTACATTCAACTCCAAAttcctcaaggcactgtacaAATCTCTGCAAATCACTCCTAGTTTCTCTACTGCTTACCACCCACAATCTGATGGGCAAACTGAGATCAAGAACCAATGGCTAGAGGCTTACCTACGTCCCTTCATTAATCATAGACAGTCTGATTGGGTTGATTGGCTCCCActggctgaatttgctcacaacaatgccagaagCAAAGCAACGGGCAAATCGCCctttgagattgtgtatGGACGTTCTCCTGTCATTTCACCACTCCTGGAACCCACTGGATCACCTATTGCTGATGACAGAGCCAAGCAACTGGCTGAGACAATTCAGGAAGTAcaggcatcaatcaaatgggctcagGAGCGCTACAAACAGACAGACACAGGGAAACTACCTCCTGAGTTTCAACCAGGAGACAAAGTTTGGCTTCTGGCTTCCAATATCACGTTGCAGCGCCCCAATGAAAAGCTAGACCACAAACAATATGGCCCTTTCCCTGTTATAGAAAGAGTGGGCTCTCACGCCTATCGCCTGGCTCTCCCTGAGACCATGAGAATTCATGATGCGTTCCATGTCAGCTTGTTGTCTGCTTTCAAACAAGAcacagagtttgattgcaCATTCACTCTTCCGCCGCCTGTGATCACagcagaaggagaagaagagtacgaAGTAGACAAATTTGTAGATTGGGCAGCAGAAGACGGAATCTGGAAGTACAGGGTgagatggaaaggatatgcgCCCCATGaggacacatgggaaccagccaaGGATCTACAGCAttgcaaggacaaattgcgcAACTTCTTTGCTAATTATCCAGATGCCCTGGCCGCCAACAACCCCATCCCTGTAAATGCGCACAAAGTTAAAAGAGGCTAGATGGTCAAACAACTCAGCAAGTCAAAAACTGCCCGCTTTGTCACTTTACAAGCTCTCACTGCCAAAACTCGCCCTGCTAAGCTCTTCTTGCGCTCCCCACTATCCCAGCATGCCCATCTTCAGCTCCATTGACGCCTTGGCTtacaacccttgcctcaacatCAATTGCTACATCATGAACGGCCCAGAGGAGATGAGAGCACACCTAGACAGCTCTGCCAACATAATTCACGCTCTGATGAGTGCCAGCAGTTGCAACAAGGTCAGGTTCTTCAAGCGCAGCGTGTACAAGCACCTCAAGTGGGGATTCCTCTATTGGCTTGACCCAGGGGATAAGAAGGACCAGATACACTGTATGGAAAGCAAGTATACCGCTGGTGGCACTTCATTGCCTCCCATCCAGGTGCTTTCAGGGATCTGGCACAATGGCATTGTCATGGGTTTGCTACCCCACCCCCTACAGTCTCCACACCTCCATCTGCAAGAGAGCTGACCCAGGCAATGCAGAACCTCATTCTGCTTTACCCAGCAGACCCACCAGCCTACACAAGCAGGCCAGCAACGCCAGTGACCCCTTCAGCACGCCCAGACACTCCCAGGCCATCAGAGGCGCATGTACCAGCACCCTTGCCCTTCCCCCTGTTCTCCAGCATGCCAGACACCTGCTGGGCCCCAGGATACTTGTCCCCAGTGAGAGAAACACAATGGGAGCCTCAGAGCTACCTAGGATGGAGCAATGAGGAGATAAGAAGGAATGTGGAAACATTTGATGGCAATGAGAATGAGGAGCTGTTTAGTTTGAGGAGTTACTAGCTATTGATTGTTCTGAATGGATATAAGCAGCCCTTTGTCACTGCCTAAGGGCTTTtgaggggggggcaatgtcatgagcctcacctcctgacatgattatgtgctGCCTGTCACCTCCTCTCTCCCCCCAGTGTATTCGTCTGGgggactcatctgtatccatctcatctgtttgcatagttcctatcttccatgtttatgttcttccctcttccttgttcccttcatGCACTTAGCCCGGACTTATtccactctaagtgcttctatctcgcttatcttgctgcgcaccggcccggttcaatgtgtaaagcttctgagccatatgctccatcTTGCCTCCAAGTTGTACGGCCCGGACCCtgtcccttctccttgtatttaccccctttcacttttgttataaaagaagattgtgaattggcttggaaaccccaagaacaattcaccttgttgatttcccactctctcatctgtgtgaatggtctcattatctcacagcagtcatttcactcttggttgtgacaacTTTCTGGAACTCCTGGAATTCAACAGGAAGATTCTGAGGCTCAGGGTTGATGTTGCCAGCTTGTGCTGTAGCTAGGCGGAGTAAAACTTTCATGGTGGTCCAATCAATGTCTGGATTAGCCAATTCAAGCCAGGGGGTTCCATGGATAAGGTTTCTGTTTCCAAGCGGAAGAGCATAGAAGATGGCGGAAAATTGCCTGTTTTGAGAGCTAAAGACTAGCCAAGCCTTGAAGCGGATAGGGTTGCGgacttgtttgccatcaatgcCAATGACAGAGCGTGGGGAATCCAATTCAGTGAGTGGAATGTTGTGAGAATGGGCAAATTGGGGATCAGTGAAGTTGGCAGAAGATCCAGAATCAATTAGAGCAGTTTGAGTGTCTGTGATTCCCTCTATGTCTATAGTGAGCAGTGGTGATTTATTGGTTTGCAGGGCTGCACAAACAAGGGTTCTATAGACATTGAGGGAGATTCAGGAAGCCTAGACACAGGGCAAGACTTCCTTAGACTTTTCCCGCTTGGGGAAGTGATTCCagctcttctacttctgcaGCCTTTCCTGATTCAGGCTTAGAGCGTTCTATTGTTTTGAGGCGCCATCCATTCTTGCAGTCCTCCCATTTGTGAGACTTTTCCCCacacttggaacattctccagcgtttcttcttgcttcctgaaccttcttggaaacaaaaTTGCTTGAGCGCCCTTGAGCCGGGCGTTGTGGTGAGctggtgctgctgttgctatcTTTTCTTAGCTCCTTGCGTGCTTCAAACAGCGTGTCATCAATTAGACAGGCAGTGGAGATAAACCCATCCAGTGCAGTGATGTTCTTGTGCAGGGTGTACTCAATCAGCTTGCTTCTGACTTCTGCCTTGAGTCCCTGGCggaaggaggcaatgagggcAGGGTCTGACCATTCTAGTTTGCTGGCTATGATTCTAAACTCTGTGGCATGGTTGCTTGCCCATTTCAGCTGCTTGAGATTATGCAGGTgttgttctgcaatttgtgctgctgctggattgCTCCAGTTGCGCAAGAATGCTGCTTCAAAGGTATTCCAGGATTCCAAGGTTGGCTTGTCATCCCCATTCAGCAGCTTCTCTAAGTAGATCTGTCCCCACTTCTTGGGTTGCCCATCCTTTAAGTTCATGAGGACAAAGGAGATTCAACTGTGATCAGAAGGGAATGAGGAAGCATTGCTAAGGAagtaggttttgcaatccaggataaatgatttggctgcagggcccttcttgccatcatacttctcaggagcagggatTTTGGATTTCGCTTGGGCTGGGCCAGGAGTTTGGGACAGTCCCCTGAAGGTGCTCTGAAGTGGGACAGATAAGGCTCTGACCATGATGGTAGCAATGTTGTGTAGCAttcttgcctccttttcttcatctgTTTGTCCTGGTTGAGCTGATAGATATTCTTTGCTTAGGGGACtacttgttgctgcttgaGGTGTGCTTGGGAGATCTGCAGCTGTTGGTCTGGTGAAGGGCTGCTCTGGGTTGGGGTCAAGGTGTTCCTGGGTGTGTGGGATTGTCTGGGAGGTGTTTAGGGTTGTTTTAGGCTCTTGTGACTCCAATTTGACCCCTTTTCCCTTTGGGTCAGATTCATCCTTGATAGGGACTAagaagtccttgttgcctgagcTGCCTGAGCCAGAAGGGGCCTTGGGGGTGTTGTCTATGACTGTGAAGACTCTTCTGGGAGGTGTGTGTGGATCTGTGCTGCTGGGGGCAGTCAGAAGGCGCTGAATTGCGCTCTCTACTGCTTGTGTAACATCCTGCAACATGGTTTGTTTCCAAGCGCCTAGATGGCTGATAAGATGCTCTGTGTTCTTCTCCAGTAGTCTGTGGAGTGCTGGGGGTTGGGATCTGCTGCTGGCATTGTTGC
This genomic interval from Rhizoctonia solani chromosome 11, complete sequence contains the following:
- a CDS encoding Retrotransposon-derived protein PEG10; the protein is MADARSRKSSMASLALRQASPIITPATLEGPSDAPISRTQVKLRPEILWQQEDATKLDHLHRYLISNNASSRSQPPALHRLLEKNTEHLISHLGAWKQTMLQDVTQAVESAIQRLLTAPSSTDPHTPPRRVFTVIDNTPKAPSGSGSSGNKDFLVPIKDESDPKGKGVKLESQEPKTTLNTSQTIPHTQEHLDPNPEQPFTRPTAADLPSTPQAATSSPLSKEYLSAQPGQTDEEKEARMLHNIATIMVRALSVPLQSTFRGLSQTPGPAQAKSKIPAPEKYDGKKGPAAKSFILDCKTYFLSNASSFPSDHKKLLNGDDKPTLESWNTFEAAFLRNWSNPAAAQIAEQHLHNLKQLKWASNHATEFRIIASKLEWSDPALIASFRQGLKAEVRSKLIEYTLHKNITALDGFISTACLIDDTLFEARKELRKDSNSSTSSPQRPAQGRSSNFVSKKVQEARRNAGECSKCGEKSHKWEDCKNGWRLKTIERSKPESGKAAEVEELESLPQAGKNPYIEGITDTQTALIDSGSSANFTDPQFAHSHNIPLTELDSPRSVIGIDGKQVRNPIRFKAWLVFSSQNRQFSAIFYALPLGNRNLIHGTPWLELANPDIDWTTMKVLLRLATAQAGNINPEPQNLPVEFQEFQKVVTTKSEMTAVR
- a CDS encoding Retrotransposable element Tf2 protein, which codes for MSIEPLFCAALQTNRSPLLTIDIEGITDTQTALIDSGPPANFIDPQFARSHNIPLIELDSPCSVIGINGKQVRNPICFKAWLVFSSQNRRFSAIFYALPLGNRNLILGTPWLRLANPDIDWTTMKVSLRLATEARAGSINPEPQNLPVEFQEFQKVFSEEFFTTLPEHCPYDIAIDLEEDKQPPYGPIYSMTPAEREALKEHIDSELAAGKIVPTTSPAGAPVMFVKRADGRLCLVVDYCRLNAITIKDRYALPRQDKLIEKLRHAKIFTKLDLRNGYHNIRIKEGDEWKAAFCTALGHFAPTVMQFGLSNAPAVFMRFMNNIFHDLLDISVVVYLDDILIFSNSREEHVEHVKEVLSCLLKHNLFCNPAKCYFFVTEVTYIGLVITPKGISMEKDKVQAIMDWPEPQNVKQVQSFLGFANFYRCFVPNFSCLAHPLNILTQKEQPWIWLVEQKAAFDAIKAEICKEPVLAHPDESKPYTLETDASGAAMGAVLSQRKEDGHLYPVAFMSASFSPAELNYVLYTTVMWVLPSGAGA
- a CDS encoding Retrotransposon-derived protein PEG10, giving the protein MASLALRQASPLITPATLEGPCNAPISCTRVKLRPEILWQQEDATKLNHLHRYLIGDNASSRSQPPALHRLLEKNTGHLISHLDAWKQTMLQDVTQAVESAIQRLLTAPSSTDPHTPPRRVFTVIDNTPKAPSGSGSSGNKDFLVPIKDEPDPKGERVKLESPEPPKTTPHTSWAIPHTQKHLDLNPEQPFTRPTPVDLPSTSQAATINPLSKGYLSAQPGETDEEKEARTLHNIATIMGRALSVPLQSTFRGLSQTPGPVQAKSKIPAPEKYDGKKGPAAKSFILDCKTYFLSNASSFPSDHKKLLNGDDKPTLESWNTFEAAFLRNWSNPAAAQIVEQRLRKLKQLKSASKYATEFRIIASKLEWSDPALIASFRQGLKAEVRGKLIEYTLHKNITALDEYISTACLIDDTLFEARKELRKDSNSSTSSPQRPAQGRSSNFVSKKVQEARRNAGECSKCGEKSHKWEDCKNGWHLKTIECSKPESGKAAEVEELESLPQVGKV
- a CDS encoding Retrotransposable element Tf2 protein, which produces MDLEPSPQVMIPESHFEAFSAHIDLSLLDQIKEATQEDPSLDTILLAVSDPKSVPHSVAQKFKDYTIQKGLLLYQGRVVVPDEPETKQQLLSHFHDSPASGHQGRAQTLELISCHYYWPAMKFQVNRYVESCEICQGSKGHAHNYALDPLSVPAGPWEDISYDFIVKFPKCKGYDSILVVVDRFSKMMHLIPCKETATAEDVAQMFLEHVWKLHGTSKHTVSDRGTTFNSKFLKALYKSLQITPSFSTAYHPQSDGQTEIKNQWLEAYLRPFINHRQSDWVDWLPLAEFAHNNARSKATGKSPFEIVYGRSPVISPLLEPTGSPIADDRAKQLAETIQEVQASIKWAQERYKQTDTGKLPPEFQPGDKVWLLASNITLQRPNEKLDHKQYGPFPVIERVGSHAYRLALPETMRIHDAFHVSLLSAFKQDTEFDCTFTLPPPVITAEGEEEYEVDKFVDWAAEDGIWKYRVRWKGYAPHEDTWEPAKDLQHCKDKLRNFFANYPDALAANNPIPVNAHKVKRG